A region of the Desulfonatronovibrio hydrogenovorans DSM 9292 genome:
TCAGCAGGAGGATGGGAGTGAATATTAAATTTCCTGCCAGGAGGGATTTCAGCTACTCCTGCTGTAAGGCCCAAGGTGGAAGTCTTTTTTCGGCTGAAAAGGGTCTGCCAGCGGACATGTCCCCAGGTCTGATTTCTGCGGACTTCATGGCACTGGTCAAAACTGGTCACAACGGGCTGGTTTCTGGTCATTGCTGCTCCTTTATCCCCTGGGTATTCTGATTCGTTTTTCAGATTCGCCGGAATCAGATCCTGGGCCTGTATAGGGGCTTATTTCTTTTTAGCCGACAGGGCCTTGTTGATGGCCTCCAGCAGTTCAGATGTCTGATACGGCTTGCCGACAAATCCGGCTGCCTTAGATGTAAGAGTCTTCTGGGTCTGGCCGTTGGGGGAATAGCCACTGGCGATTATAACGGGCAATCCAGGCTTTAACTGGACAAGTTTCTGGAGGCATTTGTATCCTCCCATGCCAGGCATGTTCAGATCCAGGACCACCAGGTCAACCGTTTCCTTGCTTTGGCTGAGCAGTTCAATAGCCTGTTCACCGTTTTCAGCACTTAAGACCTGATATCCTCTGGATTCAAGGATTTCTTTGCTCAGTTCCCTGATATCAGCTTCATCGTCAACAACCAGGATGGTTCCCGTACCCTGCTGCAGGGTTTTACTGGCAGGGGAACCGTTTTTTTCCGGTTCTTTTCCAGGCAGGGCAGGCCAGTAGATTTTAAAGGTGGTGCCCTGGTCCGGGATGCTGTAGCAGGAAATATGACCATGGTGGGCCTTGACTATCCCATAGACTGAAGACAGCCCCAGCCCAGTGCCTCTACCGGTATCCTTGGTGGTGAAGAAGGGTTCAAAGACATGGTTGAGACTGTCTTTATCCATTCCAAGCCCGGTGTCAGATACGGCCATCAGCACGTAACTGCCAGGTTCCAGTTCAGAAAAGGTGTTCTCGGCCACAACCATGTTTCTGGTTTCAAAGGACAGAGTTCCTCCGTCCGGCATGGCATCGGCAGCATTTGAGCCAAGATTCATGATCACCTGTTCCACCTGGATCGGATCTGCGTGAACAGACCAGAGGTCCTGATCCAGGCTGAGCTCGATACTGATCATTTTGGGAATGGTCCTTTCCAGGATGTCTGCTCCATCCATGATCTCTCTGTTCAGGTCCAGGGGCTGCCGCTTGATTTCCGCTTTCCGGCTGAACAGAAGGATCTGCTGGATCAACTGGGCTGACCGGTTGACAGAACGTTCAATGGCCTGGAGCCGTTTTTTGTCCGGATGGTCCTGGGGCATATCCAGGGCAAGGAGCTGGACATTGCCGCTGATGACCTGAAGCAGATTGTTGAAGTCGTGGGCTATGCCACCGGCCAGCACGCCGATGGATTCCATTTTCTGGGCCTGGTGCAGCCGGTCCTGCAGCTTTTTCTGGTTTTCTTTTGCCCGCCTGCGTTCCATCTGGCGCCACAGCCCCTGCATCAACAAGGTCAGCTGATGCACGTCGTTCTCATCATAATCAGTCTGTTTGTTGCCCACCCCGGCCAGGATCACGATCCTGCTGCTGTCAAAGACCGGGACATTCATATGTCTGATCACCCTGACATGCCCGGGAGGGAGTCCCTTTTTCAGCTTCGATGACAAGGAGTAGTCATTGGTGATTATGGGCTTTCGCTGCCGGACGGCCTCGCCCCAGAGTCCGGTCTCTTCCACTGCATAATCAAGGGTCTGCTGGTGGACAGCACACTCCTCAAGGGCGGATCTAGACCAGGAATGCATTCTAAGTCTGGTTTCATCCTCATTCAAAAAAGCCAGATAACCGATTTTGCTCCTGGTCAGCTCCACTGCCTTTTCCAGGACAAAGTCAGTGAGTTTTTTCAAGTCCCTGTCTGAAGACATCTGGCCCAGCTGGAGCAGGGCCTGAGTCCTCTGATAATTAAGCAGACTTTCCTGGTTTTTTTCGTGCAGGGCTAACCGGGACTGGTGCCGTTCTTCCTCAGAGCCCAGGGCTGAGCTGATGATGCCCATGATCTTTTTATCGTCTTCACAGGGTTCGAAATCCGTCTGGAATACGGCGCAGATGGCCCCGACGTTTTGGCCGTCGGCTTTGACCGGATGACCAATGTATGTGTTCAGGGAAAACCTGGATACATTGGGGTCGGTTTTGGCGTAAACTGTCTGCTGGAGGTTTCTGATCACCACTGTTTCAAAGGCATCCTGCCTGATTAGATCATAGCAGATGTGCCCCTGGGGCTGGTCCTGGGGGTTGTAGTCCCCGGGGGTGCGCCATTGGCCGACCGAACAGAGCAGTCCGTTGTCCAGCCGGCTGTACAGGGCACAGGTCGCCCCCAGGAGCTGGCCGCAGAGTTCGGTCAGGCGCTGGACATTGGCATTGTAGTCCGGACCCAGACTGAGCAGACATTGGTTAATCTTGGTCAGCCGTTTTTCACTCCTGCGCAGAGCATCCTCGGCTTTCTTGCGTTCAGTAATATCCGTAGTAAAACCCTGGTAATGGGTTATTTCTCCCTGGTCATTGCGGACAGCCCAAGTGTTCAGGGAGACCCAGAACAGGGTACCGTCCCGGCGCAGCCTGGGACTTTCGTAGTTGATAACCTGGCCGTCATGTTCCAGGAGCTTCTTGTATACTTCCCTGTCTGCTGGGTTGGCGTAGGCCTGACTGGCAATATCAGTCACCGCCTCCATGAGTTCCTGAGGGGTCTGGTAACCGTACATTCTGGCCAGAGCAGGATTGACCGATACATACTCACCCCCGGGGGTAGTGATGAAGATGCCTACCGGCGCATTGGTGAAAAGCTTGCGGTAATCAAGGGACATGGCCTGACCGGCGATGTCATTTCTTGGCAGGGCCGGTTTGTTTTCTGACATGTCGATTTCCCCTTATGGAAAACTATAGAACTCATTGGAAAGGATCGGCAAAGCAGATCACCGAGATATCAATAAAAGATGTTCATTCGTCTTTTTTCAGGTGGTTACCATGCAAAAGGTCGTGGGTAAATACCTGATCTGCTGATTTTGACTGGGTTTAGTGAACAGGAGATCAAGAATCAGGTCCAGGATGCCATCCCAGTAGTATCCTTGTTTATCCGGATTATTAAATCAATGTTTGTATTCATGGAAAAATATGGTTATAATTGTTATGAAAAAGTTTTCAGAGGACAAGATCCGGGTGCGGCTTCACAAGAATGCCCCGGGTCCGTGCATCAACCCTTAACCCCTAGGAAAAATGGAGGATAGTCATGCCCAAGGTAGGAGAAGTCTACAAATGTGAACTCTGCGGAAATGTGGTTGAAGTCAAGGAAGCCGGTGATGGAGAACTGGTTTGCTGTGGTGAGCCCATGAAAAAACAGTAAAAAATCGAGATTTGAATCCCTGGATTGACTTTGATTACTGGATCCAGGGACAGTTACAGGCCCGGTTTTTCCTGCTGGACAGCCGGGCCTTTTTGCCTGCCAAAGGACAGAAAAGGGCTGATCAGACTCTGACGTCCTGGTTGCGGATCAGCTGATCCAGAAAATTGATCATGTGTTCCCGCTGCTCAGGCAGGGCGTAGCAGATGCAGTCACAGCGGATTTTCTGTTTGCAGCGGATCAAAAGCTCCAGTTTGATCCAGTCAGGGCCTGTTTCCAGGGCCATGTAGTGCGGACCGCAGTCTGCCGAATGGGAGGACTGCTCCGAGGAAAGCAGATGACCGGGCAGAGCCAGCCAAAAAAGTCCTTCCACTGGGCTTTCAAAGGCTTCCTGTTTGATTTTCTCCAGGATTCTGGGCATGTCCTGGTTGTTTATTTCCTGGATAAGGTAAGATCTCATGGGTTATTCCTTTTTCTGTTCTGGTGGGCATCTGGAGGAACCTGTTCGTCGTCCAGGTTGAAGATCCTCCGGGCTAGATCAATAAATTTCTGGGCTGACCCTTCTTCCCTGGCTCTGCGCTTTAAAAAGACAATGGGTTCATGATAGAGCTTGCGGACCAGGGACAGGGCCATCTGTTCCACCACCCTGGTGGTGTCCGCGCTGACATCAGGGCCCAGGCTCCGCAGCGACTTCCTTAATTCCCTGCGGGCCAGAATTTCGCCCCTGTTCAAAAGGTCCACAATGGTCGGGCTGAGATCCAGGGCCCTGAGCCAGTCGGAAAACTTTTCAACTTCAATATCCACGATCTCCGCTGCCCTGGCTGCCTCCTCTCTGCGCCCGGCCAGGTTTTCCTCCACAACCTCCTTGAGATCGTCAATATCGTACAGATAGACATTGTCCAGCATGTTGACCCTGGCATCAATATCCCTGGGAACGGCAATATCAATGAAAAAAATGGGCCGGTGTTTTCTTTTCTTCAGGATTTCCCGGACCTGGGCTGCGCTGATGATAATGCCTGATGCGCCTGTGGAGCTTATGACTATGTCGGCTTGGGGGAGGTTTTCCAGCATCTTTTCCATACACATGGCCTGGCCGTTGAACCTCTGGGCCAACTCCTGGGCCCGGGCCGGAGTCCTGTTGGCCACCATGATATCCTTGAGACCGCTGTTCAAGAGGTGCAGGGCAGCCAGCTCAGCCATTTCTCCGGCTCCAATGAGCATGGCTTTCTGGTCGCTCAGCTCGCCAAATATTTTTTTGGCCAGTTCGACAGCTGCATAGCTGATGGAAACAGCGCTGGATGAAACAGCGGTTTCTGTCCGGATCCTCTTGGCAGCTGAGAAAGATTTGTGGAGCAGCCGATTGATGATGACCCCGGCGGTTTTCTCCTGCACAGCCTTGCGGTAGGCGTCCTTGAGCTGACCCAGGATCTGAGGTTCTCCCAGGACCATGGAATCCAGGCTGGCAGCTACTGAAAAGAGGTGTTTCACTGCTTCCAGGCCGGAATAGAAATAGACGTGTTTTTCAAGGGTATCCCTGTCCTGGCCGCAGAATTCAGCCCAGGCGGTCAGGGCCTTGTCCTGGACGGCCTCCTTGACCTCGCTGCTGACACAAAGGATCTCCACCCGGTTGCAGGTGGAAAGGACCAGGGCTTCCTGTACAGGGCCCTGGTCCTCCATAAGGCCGTGACTCAGGGGCTCAAATCCGTTCAGGGCGAATTTTTCTCTGATTTCTATGGCGGCGGTTTTGTGGCTGAGTCCGAAAAGATATATTTGCTGTTCCATTACGGCCTTAAGCTGTGGTGGGTTTCAATGAAAAAGTTGATGCCGATGAAGGAAGCAAGGGACAGTATGAAAAGCAGAATGACCATCTTGGCCGGTTTTTTCCCTTTCCAGGCCCCGGACACCCGCCTGTGAAACAGCCAGGCAAAGATGAACCAGATGAAAACAGTTGCTACTTCCTTGGGATCCCAGGTGAAGATGGTTTTCCAGGTAAATGCAGCCCAGATAAAACCGGACAAAACCCCCACGGTATAAAGAGGAAAGCCGATGATTACGGCCAGGTGGTTGGCCCGGTCAAAGGTATGCAGGGAGGGCAGGTCTCTGGACACGTTGCTCAGCTTGGCCTTGAACTTGATTTTCCGGTCAAGGTGCAGATAGGCAAGACCGGCCCCGAAGCCCATGGCCAGCAGGGCCATGGTGATGAACAGAGTTCCGATGTGCAGCCCGAACCAGAGTCCCTGCAAAAAGCCAGGCACCGGCAGAGTGGTGGGGGAAATGGCCAGGGAACCGCTGAAGATCAGCAGGGCCAGGGGGGCTGCTGTAATGGACAGAAATTTTAACTTAAGCCTCCACCACAAGAAGAAGTAGATAAGCAGAAAAGACCAGGCCAGCAGGCTGATGTAAAACTGACTCTGGGTCAGGATCTCACCGATACCCAGGGCATATTTGAGAATGAGATCCAGGCTGTGCAGGCCAAAGCCGATGATGGTCAGAAGCACTGATTTGTCCTGGGTTTTTTTGCTGGAATAGATGAGACCCAGCAAAAAAGACAAAGCCCCGGATAAGTAAAGGACGGCAATGAAAAAATCCAGAATCCTAAAGGAGAGCATCGATTATCCCTTGTAACCGGTTGTGGGCCTTTGCCGGCAGAATTTCACACAATAGGTCAAGGAGTTCCTTCCGTTGTCCGGACCTGATGAGCATTAATGCTTCAGAGTCCACAACAGCCCTGAAGTAATCCCTGTTTTCTTCCTGATCCAGGCCCAGGGAAAGAAGTATTTTTCTAACTCCTGCCAAGAGCTCGGTCAAGGTTGCGTATTCAGGTCCATAAAGGTTCATGAGTTCTTTTTTGATCCTGGCAGTAAGGGCCGGACTGGAACCACAGGTGGATACAGCCATGATCAGATCCTGTCTGGAAAAGACCCCGGGCAGGATAAAATCGCCCTTGTCCGGTCTTTCAGACACATTGCACCAGATGTTTTCCTGTCTGCAGGCCTCAAGGACCTGGTCATTGGTTGCCGGGTCAGAGGTGCAGGCAAAGGCCAGGTGGCAGCCGGCAAGGTGTTCCCTGGAAAAGCATTGGTCAATAAAGTAAATGATCCCATTGGGATCATCAATTTCCGGAGCCCGAGAATATGGGTCCACGACCACTATTCTTTTGGGTTCAGCCTCCATCAGGGTCCTGATCTTTCTGAGCCCCACTTTCCCAGCCCCCACCACCAGGCAGGTTTTACAGGTCAGGTCAAGAAACAGGGGGTAATAACGCATAAATGGAACCAATCCTTTCCAGACCCTGACCGGACAGCACCGGAGGTTGCCCGCGGTCGGGTCTTGGTATAAGCTGAGGTCCGACCAGGAGGAAAACTTGAGTTCAGAAACCCTAATAATCCAGCTGGCCCGTTTTGGAGATTTATTGCAGACCAAGAGGCTTGTAAAGTCTTTGCAGTCCCATTCCAGGGTCCACCTGGTGGTTGACCATTCCCTGGTGGATCTGGCTGAACTGGTCTATCCGGGTTCTGTTGTGCATGGGATCAAGGCCCATTTTTCAGGACCTGGAGATCCAATGAATATCTTTTCTGCCAACACCAGGTCCATGCAGGAACTGTCCGGGATCAGCCCTGATCTGGTGGTTAATCTGAATTTTTCCGGCCTTAATTTTGCCCTGTCCAGACTGTTTGATCCTGGAGTGGTCAAAGGTTATTCCTGTATGAACGGACAGGAACAAAGGCACCCCTGGACCAAGCTGTTCTTCAGGCTGGCCGGGCACCGAAAGCTCAGCCCCTTGAACCTTGTGGATTTCTGGGGTTTTTTTGCTCCTGCCCCGATCTCCCCGGCCCAGGTCAATCCCCCGGCATCATCCTCTGGCCAGGGGGTCGGCATTGTCCTGGCCGGCAGGAATTCCAGACGATCCCTTGACCTGGAGCTTCTTGTCTCCCTGGCCAGGGCGGCCAGGTCAGGGGCCAGGTCTTCCAGGTTGTTTCTGCTGGGCAGCCGAGCAGAACAGGGCCTGGCCAGGAAGTTCAAGGACCTGGCCGGGCCCGGCCTGACCAGGGACATCATTGATCTGACCGGCAAGACCGGATGGAAAGAACTGACTGATACAGTATCTTCCCTGGAACTGGTAGTCACACCGGATACCGGGACCATGCACCTGGCCGCCCACCTGGGAACCAGGGTCCTGGCCTTTTTCATCTCCTCGGCCCACTGCTTTGAAACAGGCCCTTATGGTCAGGGACACACTGTTTTCCAGGCCATGCCTGCCTGTGCACCATGTATGGAATCCAGAAAATGCAGCTTTGATCTGGTCTGCCACCATCTTTTGAAGCAGCGAGGCATTTTCAGGGCCATGATGGGCAAGGGCCGGGAAAATCTGGAGGAAACCGGGATGTTCAGTGCCCTGGTTGATGAACTGGGGGTGGACTACTGCCTTGTCCAGGGGGTAGATGAACATGCAGACCACAGAAAGGCTTTGAGGGAACTGCTCCGAAGACATTTGGGACTTTCAGGTCAGGCTCTGGAAGTTCCTCAAGAGGTGGCCGGGGCCTTTTTTCATGAATCACAATGGATGCTGGAGCACAGCGGTCTTTCCCTGAAAGGGATTGATTCATCAGCTGACCGGGGTTTCCGGCCGGGTGACTGATGCTTAGTTATTGATGCAACTCAGGCCAGCAATGTCGGGTCCCGGGTCAATCTGGTCTTTTTCCAGGATAGAGCCGGACCCGGTCAGACAGGGATCAAGAGATGATCAGGGATAATTACGGCAGAACCATCAGCTATTTAAGGCTCAGCATAACAGACAGGTGCAATCTGAACTGTTTCTACTGTCGTCCGTGCAAGGTCACCAGTTTCATTCCCCACAACAATATCCTGACTTATGAGGACATGTACCATCTTCTTGAAACCGCGGCCAAGATGGACGTGCAAAAGGTCAGGCTGACCGGAGGAGAACCTTTTGCCAGGCGGGATATTCTTTATTTCTTGAGCCGGATCAAGTCGGGTATCCCCGGGATGGACCTCAGGCTGACCACCAACGCAACCCTGATTGCAGGAAAGATCAAGGCCTTGAAGGATGTGGGGATTGAAGCCCTGAACATCTCCCTGGACACCCTGGACAGGGATAAATACCAAAAGATCACTGGCCGGGATTTTTTGAAGAATGTCCTGACCAGCATTGAGAGGTGCCTGGAACATGGGATCCGGGTCAAGATCAATGTGGTGGCCTTGAAAGGGGTCAATGACGATGAGCTGGAAAATTTTGTCGGGCTGGCCCTGAGCAAGCCCGTTGATGTCAGGTTCATTGAATTCATGCCCATTGGACAGAAAACCCTGTGGCGCAAGCAGCACTTCTGGCCTGGAGATGCAATAGTCAGTGCAGCTGAAAAGGTAACCAGGCTGGAGCCCTTGAGCCATGAAGGAAAAAACCATGGACCGGCCAGGATCTATGCCCTGCCAGAAGGTGCAGGAAGGCTGGGAATTATTTCCCCGTTGAGCAACCATTTCTGCGAGACCTGTAACAGGCTGAGGATTACGGCTGACGGCAGGCTGCGCACCTGTCTGTTTTCTGACAGGGACTACAGGCTCCTTCCCCTGATTCGCTCATCAAAGATCAGCCCGGAAAGACTGAAGACCGTCCTGGAGAGGGCCGGACTGAACAAGCCTATGGGTAATGAGCTTGCGGCCCGGGACAGGGGTCCGGAGAAAAGCCTTTGTCAGCGGGTCATGTCCTCCATAGGTGGTTGATTTTTCAGGACAAAAAATGTTGAAAGTTGAGATCGATTTAACAGCCATCAGGCATAACTACCGATGCCTGGCCGGCATGACCCGGGCCAGAATCCTGCCTGTAATCAAGGCTGATGCCTATGGCCACGGACTTTTGCCCGTGGCTGCTGCCCTTGGTTCAGAGGGTGCGGACATGTTTGCGGTGGGTACAGTGGATGAGGCCTGTCTGCTCAAAAAGGAGGTTCCCGGGAAAAAGGTCTATTCTCTTCTAGGTCCGGCAGACCATAACGATGCCCAAAAGCTGGCCCTTTTTAAAATAGTTCCTTTCATCCATTCCTGGAGCCAGCTTAAAAGCCTGGTGTCCTTGACTTCAACCGGCCAGAGGCAAAGCATTGTTCTGAAGTTCGACACTGGCATGACCAGACTGGGTTTCAAACCTCAGGACGCTGAACAGCTGTGTCTTTTTCTCAAGAAAAGGCCGGATTTGATGCTGGAAGCGGTTTCATCTCACCTGGCCTGTGCTGATGATCCGGCAATGAGGGCTGTAACCAGCAGTCAGCATGAGAGGTTGCACAGGGTTCAGGAGATATTTCAGAAGCAGGGTCTGGATTGCATGAAATCCATGGGTAATTCAGCCGCAACCCTAGAAGAGTCCATGACCCCTGCCGACCTGGTCCGGCCCGGCATAGCTCTGTACGGGGTTAACCCGTTTCAGGGAACTGCATTTCAGTCTAAAGGGGCCGGGCTGAAGCCGGCCATGGAGGTGTCTGCACCAGTCCTGGCTGTCAAGGCCTTGAAAAAAAATCAGGGAGTCAGTTACGGTTTGAGTTTTACTGCGCCAAGAGACATGCTGGTGGCCATAATCGGGTGCGGCTATGCAGATGGTTATTCAAGATCCCTGTCCAACAGGGCCTGGATGAGTTTCAAGGGCAGCAGACTTCCGGTCCTGGGCCGGGTCTGCATGCAGCTCACAGCAGTGGATGCCTCTCAGGCCCCGGAAATAAGGCCCGGGAATGAAGTGCTGATCCTGGGCCGGGAGACGGGGTCAGGCATAAGCATTTATCAGCTGGCTGGATGGTGGAATACTGTTTCCTACGAAGTCTTGTGTGTGCTGGGTAAAAACCAAAGGACCTACCCGGGCCGGTAGCCAGTCTCATGTGGATAATTCTTTCCTTTCTTACAGCCGTTTGTGAAGCGGCCAAAGACGGTCTTTGCAAAAAATCCCTCAGAGACTTGGATGTATTTACTATTTCCTGGGTCTGGAAGGTCTTCAGCCTTCCATTTATTGTGCCCCTGATTATCCTGGCCCCTGTTCCGGAGCACCTTCCAAAAGAGTTCTGGGTAGCCTTAGTGGTGGGAGGGGGGTTGAATATCCTGGCCACTCTTTTATACATCAGGGCCATTAATCTGTCGGATCTGTCCATCACTCTGCCTCTGCTCAGCTTCACGCCGGTTTTTCTGCTCTTCACTTCCCCATTGATGGTGGGGGATGTGCCTTCGGCCCAGGGATATGCAGGGGTCTTTTTCATCTTTTGCGGTTCATATCTTCTGGGGATCAAAGACAGGTCAAGCCTGTTCAGTCCATTGCTGGCCATAGTCAAAGAGCCCGGGGCCAGACTGATGCTGGGAGTAGCCTTGATCTGGAGTGTAGCAGCCAATATGGACAAGATCGGGGTCACGGCCACCAGTCCGTTTTTCTGGGCAGTGTGCGTTCAGGGATTTATCTCCCTGGGTCTGACCCTGATCCTGCTTATGAACAGGTCGTCTCTTAAAGGCAGGATCCGGAGCAACATGCCTGTGCTGCTGCTCATTGGACTGGTTACTGGAGCTGGTTTTGTATTTCAGATGTGGGCCATAAAAATCGGCCTGGTGCCTTATGTCATTGCCATCAAGCGGACGAGCATCATACTGGGAGTGCTTATCGGAGGTCTTTATTTCCTGGAGCAGGACCTCAAGACCAGGATATGGGCGGCCACAGTCATGCTGGCCGGGGTGTTTCTCATCGCCCTCTCCTGAAAGACTCCCGGTTTTGGGCTGTGCCGGGCCTAACAGAGTTCCCGGCTGAAACTGATGCAGCAGGTCAACTCTGGCTGATTATCTCCTTTTACGGAATACGGCCTTTTCCATTTCCACCAGGATGAACACCAGGATTCCAAAGATCAGTATCCTGACCCAGGCCGCCGGATCAAGGCCTTCAGTCTGGAAGAGATACTGCATGGGCGGCAGGTAGGTGAAGCTCAATTGAAGCACTGCCAGCACAGCTATGGATATGAGGACCGGACGGCTGCCCATGATTCCCCTGATGGTCCATGACGGTTCAAAAATAAACCGGCTGTTAAAAAGGTAGAAGACCTGTCCCATGACCAGGGTGTTGATGGCAGCTGTGCCTGCCAGGTTCTGGGAGGCCCCGTCCAGGAGCATGAGTTTGTAATGCCCCAAAGCCCCGATGACCAGCAGGACCGAGACGAATCCTACCCGCCAGAGTAAAAAGCCGGATACAAGGTTTTCATCCGGGGACCTTGGCGGTCTTTTCATGACATTGGCCTCGGAAGGCTCAAAGGCCAGGGCAAGGGCCAGACTGACTGCAGTGACCATATTTATCCACAGGATCTGAGGGGGAGTTATGGGCAGGCTGAAATGTCCGGTGCCGTCCATGAGCCCGATTCCCAGGATGATGGAGGCTATCACCACCAGAGCCTGTCCGCCGTTGGTGGGCAGGATGAACAGGATGGCTTTTTTCAGGTTGTCGTAAACAGTCCTTCCTTCTTCCACTGCATTGGCTATGGAGGCAAAGTTATCGTCGGCCAGGACCATGTCCGATGCCTCTTTGGCAGCTTCTGTACCATTCTTGCCCATGGCCACTCCAACGTCGGCCCTTTTCAGGGCAGGTGCATCATTTACACCGTCACCGGTCATGGCCACGATATGGTTCTCGGCCTGGAGGGCCTTGACCAGCCTGAGTTTATGTTCAGGACTGGTCCGGGCAAATACGTCCACATCCGGGACAACCTGCCTGAGTTCCTCGTCGGTCTTTTTTTCCAGTTCCTGTCCGGTCAGGGCTGTTTTTCCGTCGCCGATGCCCAGCTTCTCCGCAATGGACAGGGCGGTCAGCACATGGTCACCAGTGATCATCTTGACCCTTATGCCGGCAGAATGACATTCATCTACGGACACGCATTCGCCGATGAGCCTGGCAGCAGCCTCAATGGCCTCTTGTCTGGGCGGGTCAATGATCCCGAAGATGCCCAGAAAAACAAAGTCCTGTTCAAGATCTTTATCTCCCAGTTCTTTCTGATCCGCCTGTACCTCCTTGACTGCCAGGGCCAGGAGCCTTTGACCTCTGGATGCGATCCTCTCCCCCTGCTGATGCCAGAAATCCCGGTCCAGATCCTGGTCCTTGTCCTGATGGCGCTGCTGGGAGCACTTTTCCATAACCCTTTCCGGGGCTCCTTTTAGGATGATCAGGTTCTGGCCATCATCCCACTGATTAAGGGTGGCCATGAATTTTTTTTCCGAGCTGAAAGGAACAATATCCAGTCTGGGTCTTTCCTTACTGGTCCGGTCATGGTTGAGCCCAGCCTTCATGGCAGCCGTGACCAGGGCTCCTTCGGTG
Encoded here:
- a CDS encoding EamA family transporter, which gives rise to MWIILSFLTAVCEAAKDGLCKKSLRDLDVFTISWVWKVFSLPFIVPLIILAPVPEHLPKEFWVALVVGGGLNILATLLYIRAINLSDLSITLPLLSFTPVFLLFTSPLMVGDVPSAQGYAGVFFIFCGSYLLGIKDRSSLFSPLLAIVKEPGARLMLGVALIWSVAANMDKIGVTATSPFFWAVCVQGFISLGLTLILLMNRSSLKGRIRSNMPVLLLIGLVTGAGFVFQMWAIKIGLVPYVIAIKRTSIILGVLIGGLYFLEQDLKTRIWAATVMLAGVFLIALS
- a CDS encoding cation-transporting P-type ATPase produces the protein MINKDKIINKKRWHAVPAKEAMHILGSSPDGLSRDEARERMNIFGPNMLDQAVRRGPLTRFLLQFHNVLIYVLLAAAVITALLQEWVDSMVIFGVTIVNALIGFIQEGKAEKSLDSIKNMLAPKAVVLRDKERQNIPAQDLIPGDVVLLKAGDKVPADLRLFESKDLQIDESALTGESVPVSKNIYEVDDETSLGDRAGMAFSGTLVTYGQARGVVVATGQLTQIGRISSLLSQVDTLTTPLLRQVAKFGHFLTIAILALAGLTFFFGIVIRDYGAGEMFLAAVGLAVAAIPEGLPAIMTITLAIGVQRMARRNAIIRRLPAVETLGSVTIICSDKTGTLTKNEMTVQNIQTADRLYGVTGAGYSPQGEFTLDENSIDPQDHPILMDVLTSALLCNDALVRQEQELWKLDGAPTEGALVTAAMKAGLNHDRTSKERPRLDIVPFSSEKKFMATLNQWDDGQNLIILKGAPERVMEKCSQQRHQDKDQDLDRDFWHQQGERIASRGQRLLALAVKEVQADQKELGDKDLEQDFVFLGIFGIIDPPRQEAIEAAARLIGECVSVDECHSAGIRVKMITGDHVLTALSIAEKLGIGDGKTALTGQELEKKTDEELRQVVPDVDVFARTSPEHKLRLVKALQAENHIVAMTGDGVNDAPALKRADVGVAMGKNGTEAAKEASDMVLADDNFASIANAVEEGRTVYDNLKKAILFILPTNGGQALVVIASIILGIGLMDGTGHFSLPITPPQILWINMVTAVSLALALAFEPSEANVMKRPPRSPDENLVSGFLLWRVGFVSVLLVIGALGHYKLMLLDGASQNLAGTAAINTLVMGQVFYLFNSRFIFEPSWTIRGIMGSRPVLISIAVLAVLQLSFTYLPPMQYLFQTEGLDPAAWVRILIFGILVFILVEMEKAVFRKRR